The proteins below come from a single Garra rufa chromosome 3, GarRuf1.0, whole genome shotgun sequence genomic window:
- the ttc17 gene encoding tetratricopeptide repeat protein 17 codes for MTRTFRVEWTDGKKMADDKSNRIGNHSTNKRFWSPSVRGPAFVFICILLAEPVGATTHWVVTEDGKIQQQVDSPLNLKHPHHLVLFMQQETRVNYLKKLEKQLVAQKIHIEENEDRDTGLEQRHYKEDADCVTAKVPLGDLDLYDGTFISLESKDVNPEDFLDQISPLPPDLEKPDCAKILDLPYSIHAFQHLRGVQEKVNLTSPLLSKDDPIFTSLSLKLGQSVDEVGHRIHQALLKNSSSWVLYNLASFYWRMKNEPRRAVDCVVRALHFSPRQHKDVALINMANILHRAHFSADAAILAHAALDLTTDLLTSHYTLGNIYAMLGEYNHSVLCYEQALQAQPGFEQALRRKHAVLCQQKLEQRLEAQHRSLQRTLNELKEYQKQHDHYLRQQEMLDKHKLIQEEQILRNIIHETQMAKEAQLGNHQMCHMGQQKFTLHCPFDLPVRYHRGELFENVHYIQFGEEVSIASSVALVSELSVNESHSPLQSYTVSLGREPAIHWDKETTSSDESHTVLWPRRSDCEQRFPTVPPVHLLPTYYLPPESRGFKALNILLDSKSPPPSAKTPDCSLKNLVTARDPLDSLAWALEKELPDPHAAEVLLKRSGGKSLEQTGALIAQALDKMNGPRWMMQNEAGLFWRAKGNGTQALACLRQALQSAPPQHRDMPLVNTANLLLHYGLHDEAHELLQQALQINRSEPHTLLSLVNIQLSQGNLTGALAVFRRALTLSVHCPQCRASLPLMRCLQFYPFLYNLQHQACPSGSGCETEEDTELEEWDTASSSSRQEAWDTDAMPVSALEDSLLFEKVVVDSNGSGEASGQDRAREQKTDGVEEEEQDWRLREELIGAFEGALDMNGKTGDLRGIRVLKNDRVMGARAGGPCFGNCEDDEGAEWITFQVKRVKKPKSDTSEGWVGEGDVRQGESAASNSILEISGPTIPSPGPSERWKDYSSLGWPGPEECQRTRRVDLTTVASTWLAVSAKNIDITEHIDFATPLQEPAVEPVCNANLPASMHTLDHLSGVANRGGIHYTGESQLREVLQNLGKDKFPSQSFEQVGTRIAKVLEKNQTSWVLSSMAALYWRVKGQGKRAIDCLRQALNYAPHHMKDVPLISLANIFQNARLWEDALTVARMAVEIAPHFVVNHFTLANVYIAMEEFEKAMHWYESTLKLQPEFGPAKDRLRTIQCYLLSKRDRRAP; via the exons TTGAAGAGAACGAGGACCGGGATACTGGTTTAGAGCAGCGACATTATAAAGAAGATGCTGACTGTGTCACGGCTAAAGTTCCTTTGGGGGACTTGGATCTCTATGATGGCACTTTTATATCCCTGGAGAGCAAAGATGTAAA TCCAGAGGATTTTTTGGATCAGATATCACCTCTACCTCCAGACCTGGAAAAACCTGACTGCGCTAAAATTCTCGACCTCCCTTATAGCATTCATGCATTTCAGCACCTCAGG GGTGTACAAGAGAAGGTAAACTTAACATCACCCTTGCTTTCAAAGGATGACCCAATCTTTACCTCCCTGTCCCTTAAGCTGGGACAGAGTGTGGATGAGGTTGGGCATCGGATACACCAGGCCCTTTTAAAA AATTCCTCTTCGTGGGTGCTTTATAACTTGGCCTCCTTCTACTGGCGGATGAAGAATGAACCCAGGCGAGCTGTGGACTGTGTGGTCCGTGCCCTCCATTTTTCTCCAAG GCAGCACAAAGATGTTGCTCTCATCAATATGGCAAACATACTCCACAGAGCACATTTCTCTGCTGACGCGGCCATTCTCGCCCACGCTGCTCTGGATCTCACCACCGATCTTCTAACCAGCCATTACACCCTGGGCAACATTTACGCT ATGTTGGGGGAGTATAATCACTCCGTGCTGTGCTATGAGCAGGCCCTACAGGCTCAGCCAGGCTTTGAGCAGGCCCTGAGGAGGAAACATGCTGTCCTCTGTCAGCAGAAGCTGGAGCAGAGGCTTGAGGCTCAACACCG GTCTCTGCAGCGCACCCTGAATGAACTGAAGGAGTACCAAAAGCAGCATGATCATTACCTGCGGCAGCAGGAGATGCTGGACAAGCACAAGCTCATTCAGGAGGAGCAGATCCTGCGAAATATCATCCACGAGACCCAGATGGCTAAAGAAGCCCAACTCG GAAATCACCAAATGTGTCATATGGGGCAGCAGAAGTTCACCCTGCACTGTCCGTTTGACTTGCCTGTACGCTATCACCGCGGAGAACTGTTTGAAAATGTCCACTACATTCAG tttGGTGAGGAGGTATCAATAGCCAGCAGTGTTGCTCTGGTGTCCGAGTTGAGTGTGAATGAGAGTCACAGTCCTCTGCAGTCCTACACCGTGTCCTTAGGACGGGAACCTGCAATCCACTGGGACAAGGAGACCACCTCCTCTGAT GAAAGTCATACAGTGCTGTGGCCTAGGAGGTCAGACTGTGAACAACGATTCCCCACAGTTCCCCCTGTGCACCTACTTCCCACTTATTACCTGCCGCCTGAGTCCCGCGGTTTTAA GGCTCTGAATATCCTTTTGGACAGCAAAAGTCCTCCACCATCAGCAAAGACTCCAGACTGCAGCTTGAAGAATCTTGTCACTGCTAGAGACCCACTGGACTCTCTGGCCTGGGCCTTAGAGAAGGAGCTGCCCGACCCACATGCTGCTGAG GTTTTGCTGAAGCGCAGTGGTGGAAAGAGTTTGGAGCAAACTGGAGCACTGATTGCTCAGGCTCTGGACAAG ATGAATGGGCCGAGGTGGATGATGCAGAATGAAGCAGGTCTTTTCTGGCGTGCTAAAGGAAATGGCACACAAGCTTTGGCGTGTCTGCGTCAGGCGCTCCAGTCTGCCCCTCCTCAGCACAGAGACATGCCTCTGGTCAACACTGCCAACCTGCTGCTGCACTACGGCTTGCATGACGAGGCCCATGAGCTGCTGCAACAGGCCCTGCAAATCAACCGCTCAGAG CCTCACACCCTGTTAAGTCTGGTCAACATTCAGCTCTCTCAGGGAAACCTGACTGGCGCTCTGGCCGTGTTTCGTCGGGCCCTGACTCTCTCAGTTCACTGTCCCCAGTGTCGTGCCAGCCTGCCTCTAATGCGCTGCCTCCAGTTTTACCCCTTTCTTTACAATCTCCAGCACCAGGCCTGTCCAT ctGGCTCTGGCTGTGAGACAGAGGAAGACACAGAGCTGGAGGAATGGGACACggccagcagcagcagcaggcaAGAGGCCTGGGACACTGATGCCATGCCTGTGTCTGCTTTAGAAGACTCTCTCCTCTTTGAGA AGGTGGTGGTGGACAGCAATGGTTCAGGAGAGGCGAGTGGCCAGGACAGGGCCAGAGAGCAAAAGACTGATGGGGTAGAGGAAGAAGAGCAGGACTGGCGTCTGAGAGAAGAGCTGATAGGCGCATTTGAGGGGGCTCTAGATATGAATGGGAAGACAGGGGACCTACGGGGCATCCGTGTGCTGAAAAACGACAGGGTCATGGGGGCGAGAGCGGGAGGACCCTGCTTTGGAAACTGTGAGGATGATGAGGGAGCTGAATGG ATAACATTCCAGGTGAAACGTGTAAAAAAGCCCAAAAGTGATACCTCGGAGGGTTGGGTGGGAGAAGGAGATGTTCGTCAGGGTGAATCAGCAGCAAGCAACTCCATCCTGGAGATCAGTGGGCCCACAATCCCCTCGCCTGGACCCTCAG AGAGATGGAAGGACTACAGCAGTCTGGGTTGGCCCGGTCCAGAGGAATGTCAGCGTACGCGTCGTGTGGACCTCACAACTGTGGCTAGTACCTGGCTGGCTGTGTCTGCCAAGAACATAGA TATCACAGAGCATATAGACTTTGCCACACCACTTCAGGAGCCAGCAGTAGAGCCAGTGTGTAATGCCAATCTCCCTGCCAGTATGCACACACTGGACCATCTGAGCGGAGTGGCCAACCGTGGAGGCATTCACTATACTGGAGAGAGTCAGCTCAGAGAG GTGTTGCAGAATCTGGGAAAAGATAAATTTCCTTCACAGTCTTTTGAACAAGTGGGAACTCGTATTGCTAAGGTGTTGGAAAAG AATCAGACGTCCTGGGTTCTGTCCAGCATGGCAGCATTATACTGGAGGGTTAAAGGTCAGGGAAAGCGAGCCATCGACTGCCTCCGCCAAGCTCTGAACTACGCTCCTCACCACATGAAG GATGTACCTCTTATCAGCCTTGCCAATATCTTCCAAAATGCGAGGCTATGGGAAGACGCCTTGACTGTGGCACGCATGGCAGTGGAAATTGCTCCTCACTTTGTGGTTAACCATTTTACTCTGGCAAATGTTTATATAGCTATG GAGGAGTTTGAGAAGGCCATGCATTGGTATGAGTCGACTTTAAAACTCCAACCAGAATTTGGGCCAGCCAAAGATCGTCTGCGCACCATCCAGTGCTACCTCCTCTCCAAGAGGGACCGCCGAGCTCCCTGA